Proteins encoded by one window of Corynebacterium amycolatum:
- the ppk2 gene encoding polyphosphate kinase 2 has protein sequence MADKNEEEFHIVDLAKTEGYVVDDSDEDDPVLVTPDGERVDTWRDGYPYEERMTRKEYESIKRKLQIELLKWQNWTKETGQKHIILFEGRDAAGKGGTIKRFNEHLNPRGARTVALEKPSPRESTSWYFQRYIEHFPCAGEIVFFDRSWYNRSGVERVMGFCTESQHAEFLREVPMLENMILGSGISLTKLWFSVTQKEQRTRFAIRQVDPVRQWKLSPMDLASLDRWGDYTRAKEEQFRYTDTDESPWITIKSNDKKRARINAMRYVLSKFEYTEKDHELVGTPDPKIVKRGRDQIGD, from the coding sequence ATGGCTGACAAGAATGAAGAGGAATTCCACATCGTCGATTTGGCGAAGACCGAAGGTTACGTCGTCGATGATTCTGATGAGGACGATCCGGTACTGGTCACTCCAGACGGTGAGCGGGTTGATACCTGGCGCGATGGCTACCCGTACGAGGAGCGCATGACGCGCAAGGAATACGAGTCTATTAAGAGGAAGCTGCAGATTGAGCTTCTGAAGTGGCAGAACTGGACCAAGGAAACTGGTCAGAAGCACATCATCCTCTTCGAAGGCCGTGACGCCGCTGGTAAGGGCGGTACCATTAAGCGCTTTAACGAGCACCTGAATCCGCGTGGTGCTCGTACCGTGGCTCTGGAAAAGCCGTCGCCGCGTGAGTCCACCTCGTGGTACTTCCAGCGCTACATTGAGCACTTTCCGTGCGCTGGCGAGATCGTCTTCTTCGACCGTTCTTGGTACAACCGTTCGGGCGTTGAGCGCGTGATGGGTTTCTGTACTGAGTCGCAGCACGCAGAGTTCCTGCGTGAGGTTCCGATGCTGGAGAACATGATTTTGGGCTCCGGTATTTCGCTGACCAAGCTGTGGTTCTCGGTGACCCAGAAAGAGCAGCGCACTCGCTTCGCTATTCGCCAGGTCGACCCGGTACGTCAGTGGAAGCTCTCTCCGATGGACCTCGCATCGCTGGATCGTTGGGGTGACTACACCCGCGCGAAGGAAGAGCAGTTCCGTTACACGGATACCGATGAGTCCCCGTGGATCACCATTAAGTCCAACGACAAGAAGCGTGCCCGCATCAACGCAATGCGTTACGTGCTGAGCAAGTTTGAGTACACGGAGAAGGACCACGAGCTGGTCGGTACTCCGGATCCGAAGATTGTTAAGCGTGGCCGCGACCAGATTGGTGACTAG
- the metE gene encoding 5-methyltetrahydropteroyltriglutamate--homocysteine S-methyltransferase, with product MAIHATLAGIPRIGRNRELKRALENYWRDPATGGLLAATARNTVNSYIGAALKAGIDSVPTIGRSFYDSMLDTSALLGVLPARFQDAPKTDGSNLPEWINHYFATARGTKTQPASAMTKWFDTNYHYIVPELSANTEFTIDLTDWLDDSCSLNNGATTMLRPHLIGPVTYLSLSRTDDGSNPLGLLEKLTDAYADVIAQLGEKGFEWIQLDEPVLVTDLDEVTLARTRQVYEKLAGVSESANAKLWVQTYFGDGGQALKTLSGTGVQAIGCDLVAGSSELPHWTGKELLVAGIVDGRNVWRTDLDAALATLEKLAARGPIAVSTSCSLLHVPYSLASENPSEEEAEVLQWLAFGDEKIAEVTLLARALDAKLNDRQLDAADLKVLRESRAALASRAESKRIVKPEVREALAAIEDSDRNRSPFAARQAAQAETLNLPPLPTTTIGSFPQTNSIRRARAQLRSGELTPADYESSMLAEIRSAIEQQEELGLDVLVHGEPERNDMVQYFSEQLDGYLATANGWVQSYGSRCVRPPILYGDITRPEPMTVQWYKAAANMTDLPVKGMLTGPVTMLAWSFVRDDQPIGDTADNVALVLRDEIADLVAAGAQIVQVDEPAIRELLPLNEADQSAYLKWAVGSFRLATSGVADEIQIHTHMCYSDFNELIDTVDELNADVTSIEAARNGMQVLAALKDEGYVRGIGPGVWDIHSPRVPTDGEVSQLVEDALESVDPSLLWINPDCGLKTRGWEEVTASLKVLVAAAKQARLQLAE from the coding sequence ATGGCAATTCACGCAACCCTCGCGGGCATTCCGCGGATAGGGCGTAATCGTGAGCTCAAAAGAGCTCTGGAAAACTACTGGCGCGACCCGGCGACCGGCGGCTTGCTGGCCGCGACGGCGCGCAATACTGTCAATAGCTACATCGGCGCGGCGCTGAAGGCGGGAATCGACTCGGTTCCGACAATTGGGCGCTCGTTCTACGACTCCATGCTGGATACATCGGCGCTGCTTGGAGTGCTTCCAGCCCGCTTCCAGGATGCCCCGAAAACGGACGGTTCCAATCTGCCAGAATGGATTAACCACTACTTCGCCACCGCTCGCGGTACAAAGACGCAGCCGGCATCCGCAATGACCAAGTGGTTCGACACTAATTACCACTACATCGTTCCGGAACTGTCGGCCAATACGGAATTCACCATCGACCTCACTGACTGGTTGGACGATTCCTGCAGCTTGAACAATGGCGCCACAACCATGTTGCGTCCACATTTGATTGGTCCAGTGACCTACTTGAGCCTGTCGCGTACCGACGATGGTTCTAACCCACTTGGCCTTTTGGAAAAGTTGACCGATGCGTACGCTGACGTCATTGCTCAACTGGGAGAGAAAGGCTTTGAGTGGATTCAGCTCGATGAGCCGGTATTGGTCACTGACCTCGACGAAGTGACACTTGCTAGGACTCGCCAGGTCTACGAGAAATTGGCTGGCGTGTCGGAGTCTGCAAATGCCAAATTGTGGGTGCAGACCTACTTTGGTGATGGTGGTCAGGCACTGAAAACCCTTTCTGGCACAGGCGTGCAGGCCATTGGTTGCGACCTGGTAGCTGGTAGCTCCGAGCTGCCGCATTGGACTGGCAAGGAACTGCTGGTCGCGGGAATCGTCGATGGTCGTAATGTGTGGCGCACCGACTTGGATGCAGCCCTGGCGACGCTGGAGAAGCTGGCAGCTCGAGGCCCCATCGCGGTGTCGACTAGCTGTTCGCTGCTACATGTCCCGTACTCCCTGGCCTCGGAAAACCCGAGCGAAGAAGAAGCCGAGGTGCTGCAGTGGCTGGCCTTCGGCGATGAGAAAATCGCCGAGGTGACACTCTTGGCGAGGGCGCTTGATGCTAAGTTGAATGACCGCCAACTCGATGCCGCGGATTTGAAGGTGTTGAGGGAGTCCCGGGCAGCACTGGCATCGAGGGCAGAATCGAAGCGGATTGTTAAGCCTGAAGTTCGTGAAGCTTTGGCGGCAATCGAGGATAGCGACCGTAACCGTTCCCCGTTTGCAGCTCGCCAGGCGGCTCAGGCTGAGACCCTTAACCTGCCTCCGCTGCCGACCACCACAATCGGTTCCTTCCCGCAGACCAATAGCATTCGACGTGCACGTGCACAGCTGCGCTCGGGAGAGCTCACCCCAGCTGACTACGAGTCGTCAATGCTCGCTGAAATTCGATCTGCCATTGAACAGCAGGAAGAACTGGGGCTCGATGTGCTGGTTCACGGTGAACCTGAGCGCAACGACATGGTCCAGTACTTCTCGGAGCAGCTGGACGGCTACCTCGCGACCGCCAATGGCTGGGTCCAAAGCTATGGTTCCCGCTGCGTGCGGCCGCCGATCCTCTACGGTGATATCACCAGGCCAGAGCCAATGACGGTGCAGTGGTACAAGGCAGCGGCAAACATGACTGACCTTCCCGTCAAGGGAATGCTCACTGGGCCAGTGACCATGTTGGCATGGTCGTTTGTCCGTGATGACCAGCCAATCGGTGACACTGCGGATAATGTTGCGCTGGTTTTGCGCGATGAGATTGCAGATCTCGTGGCCGCTGGAGCGCAGATTGTGCAGGTCGATGAGCCAGCCATTCGCGAGTTGTTGCCCCTGAATGAAGCGGACCAGTCCGCCTACCTGAAGTGGGCTGTGGGGTCCTTCCGCCTGGCTACCTCTGGCGTGGCTGACGAGATTCAGATTCACACGCATATGTGCTACTCGGACTTCAATGAGCTCATTGACACCGTCGATGAACTCAACGCCGATGTCACGTCCATCGAAGCAGCTCGCAACGGCATGCAGGTGCTCGCAGCGCTGAAGGATGAGGGATACGTTCGTGGGATTGGTCCAGGCGTCTGGGACATCCACTCGCCTCGCGTGCCGACGGACGGAGAAGTCAGCCAGCTCGTGGAAGATGCGCTCGAAAGTGTTGACCCCAGCTTGCTGTGGATCAATCCGGACTGCGGTCTGAAGACCCGAGGTTGGGAAGAGGTTACGGCTTCACTGAAAGTATTGGTAGCCGCAGCGAAGCAGGCTCGTTTGCAGCTAGCAGAGTAA
- a CDS encoding DIP1984 family protein encodes MLLSEALAARSEVSDRLAEINRRLSLVAQVQEGDTPDEDPQALIAEAERLMTRFEWLVRSINATNSATAFEDGTLSDALAKRDHLLTRRRFYTSAADQGSGRRDRYSASEIRYVATVDIRSLRQKADKAAKEYRDLDTRIQQANWSTELIEAENKPAE; translated from the coding sequence ATGTTGTTATCCGAGGCTCTTGCCGCACGATCCGAGGTCTCTGACCGTCTCGCTGAAATTAATCGCCGTCTCTCGCTGGTTGCTCAGGTGCAGGAAGGCGATACGCCTGATGAAGATCCGCAAGCACTTATCGCCGAAGCCGAGCGTCTGATGACACGCTTCGAATGGCTGGTGCGCTCGATTAACGCAACGAATTCCGCTACTGCCTTCGAGGACGGAACGCTTAGCGACGCACTTGCGAAGCGCGACCACCTGCTAACACGGCGGCGGTTCTACACCTCCGCAGCCGATCAGGGCTCTGGGCGGCGGGATCGATACTCAGCTTCGGAGATTCGCTATGTCGCCACCGTGGATATCCGGTCGCTGCGCCAGAAAGCCGACAAGGCAGCGAAGGAATACCGGGACTTGGATACCCGTATTCAGCAGGCGAACTGGTCGACGGAGCTTATAGAGGCCGAGAATAAGCCGGCCGAGTAG
- a CDS encoding Dyp-type peroxidase → MTQASETSLRGAKIPFDGSVQSGIEQPGQAHLRLVAFDLKDGIDAADLKELFSSLTDVARRLTQGQDIEGYLEPEMVAATANLTITAGFGERIFDILGKPERKPAGLHDIPAFQHDMLRPEWSQSDFVLQLCGDDLVTVTAAARLLEKKAATWATVKWFQKGFSYAWGSQPYGATPRNPLGQLDGTVNPSTPEEWSEQVWIDSKDKAINNSCVMVVRRIALDLNNWDELSTDERSIVIGRDFHTGAPLSGGESEFDEEDMDAIDDKGEYLIHRQSHLALSREQDGQPDDALRRRAYAYEDQPGEPAFPFQGPNVGLVWVAFQKNPDNQFSAIQARLDRGDLLNEWNRHIGSAVYWIAPGTTPDSYWGQELIEG, encoded by the coding sequence GTGACACAGGCTTCCGAAACTTCCCTGAGGGGCGCCAAGATTCCGTTCGATGGTTCGGTCCAGTCAGGCATTGAACAGCCCGGCCAAGCGCATCTTCGCCTTGTCGCATTCGATTTGAAGGACGGCATCGACGCAGCAGATCTGAAGGAACTGTTCTCCTCGCTTACCGACGTTGCCCGCCGCCTCACCCAAGGCCAGGACATCGAGGGGTATCTGGAACCGGAAATGGTCGCAGCCACCGCAAACCTGACCATTACCGCGGGTTTCGGTGAGCGTATCTTCGACATCCTGGGCAAACCAGAGCGCAAGCCCGCTGGCCTGCACGATATCCCTGCTTTCCAACACGACATGCTTCGCCCGGAATGGAGCCAGTCGGACTTTGTGTTGCAGCTGTGCGGCGATGACCTCGTCACCGTTACCGCGGCGGCCAGATTGCTGGAAAAGAAAGCGGCTACATGGGCTACCGTGAAGTGGTTCCAGAAGGGCTTCTCCTACGCCTGGGGTTCGCAACCTTACGGCGCCACCCCACGCAACCCGCTGGGCCAGCTCGACGGCACCGTCAACCCTTCGACTCCAGAAGAATGGTCCGAGCAGGTGTGGATTGACTCAAAGGACAAGGCAATCAACAATTCCTGTGTCATGGTTGTTCGCCGCATCGCACTCGACCTGAACAACTGGGATGAACTCAGCACCGACGAACGCTCCATCGTTATCGGCCGTGACTTCCACACCGGCGCTCCTCTTTCCGGCGGCGAAAGCGAGTTCGATGAAGAGGACATGGACGCCATCGATGACAAGGGAGAGTACCTCATCCACCGCCAGTCTCACTTGGCACTGTCCCGTGAGCAGGACGGCCAGCCTGACGACGCCCTGCGTCGCCGCGCCTATGCATACGAAGACCAGCCCGGTGAGCCGGCCTTCCCGTTCCAAGGACCGAACGTCGGCCTGGTCTGGGTTGCATTCCAGAAGAACCCGGACAACCAGTTCAGCGCAATCCAGGCCCGCTTGGATCGCGGCGATCTGCTCAATGAGTGGAACCGCCACATCGGCTCCGCTGTGTACTGGATCGCCCCTGGCACCACCCCAGATTCCTACTGGGGCCAGGAGCTGATTGAGGGGTAG